From the Paenibacillus sp. FSL H8-0548 genome, one window contains:
- a CDS encoding response regulator transcription factor yields the protein MYKVLVIEDDVMMSDMLSMYLTEEGYSVMQAYRADEGLRLALEFAPNLVLLDLILPDLDGMEVCALLRKRSNVPIMILSMKSEVSERVQALKAGADDYMCKPFSMHEMTARVEALIRRSNTMQTDSVQQIAAAVEGLEDSDPIQLDFERRLLLVRGVLVETTFSEYELMKLFLAYPGKVFSREELINTIRGFDSFVTDRAIDVHIVNLRKKIEQNPKEPKLIRTVWGFGYKYTAEHSSVRHS from the coding sequence ATGTATAAAGTTTTAGTTATTGAAGATGACGTCATGATGAGTGATATGCTGTCAATGTATTTAACAGAAGAAGGCTATTCTGTCATGCAAGCCTATAGAGCAGATGAAGGGCTGCGGCTCGCGCTCGAATTTGCTCCGAATTTGGTGCTGCTTGATTTGATTTTGCCTGATCTGGATGGCATGGAGGTTTGTGCTCTCCTTCGAAAGCGCTCTAACGTACCTATTATGATACTATCTATGAAAAGTGAAGTATCTGAACGGGTCCAAGCGTTGAAGGCTGGAGCAGATGATTATATGTGCAAGCCCTTCAGTATGCATGAAATGACAGCTCGAGTAGAAGCGTTGATTCGTCGGTCCAATACGATGCAGACAGACTCGGTCCAGCAAATTGCGGCTGCAGTTGAAGGTCTTGAAGACAGTGATCCTATCCAGCTTGATTTCGAGAGACGATTGCTGCTAGTGCGAGGGGTACTAGTAGAAACTACTTTTTCGGAGTATGAGCTAATGAAGCTATTCCTAGCTTATCCCGGTAAAGTGTTTAGTAGAGAAGAGCTTATTAATACGATTCGAGGCTTTGATTCTTTCGTGACTGACCGTGCTATCGATGTGCATATCGTCAATCTACGAAAGAAAATCGAGCAAAACCCTAAGGAACCAAAGCTAATTCGTACGGTTTGGGGTTTTGGCTATAAGTATACGGCTGAGCATTCAAGTGTTAGGCATAGCTAG